The following proteins are encoded in a genomic region of Montipora foliosa isolate CH-2021 chromosome 10, ASM3666993v2, whole genome shotgun sequence:
- the LOC137973056 gene encoding uncharacterized protein: MMNELKPREWEDIAFRLSALCGGFEKYDIVEDMGFSARNRRKQSQGTDPRLNLDALLRRKSTESTVSTDSQEDEMLLSSCSEPDLIKSDGISTEESKGTLKKKTLRRNNPPKTKSMDLDLSTFDFTELRSDRLSSTEI, from the exons ATGATGAATGAATTGAAGCCGCGAGAATGGGAGGACATCGCTTTTCGTTTATCAG CGCTATGTGGAGGATTTGAGAAATATGACATTGTGGAAGACATGGGATTTAGTGCACGTAACAGGAGAAAGCAATCCCAGGGCACAGATCCTAGACTAAACCTTGATGCCTTGCTAAGAAGAAAGTCGACAGAATCTACTGTGTCAACCGATTCCCAAGAAGACGAAATGCTACTTTCATCTTGTTCAGAACCAGATCTCATTAAGTCTGATGGTATTTCGACAGAGGAGAGCAAAGGAACTTTAAAAAAGAAGACTTTAAGAAGAAACAATCCTCCAAAAACAAAATCTATGGACTTGGACTTGTCAACCTTCGACTTCACGGAGCTTCGAAGCGATAGATTAAGTTCCACCGAAATATAA